From a region of the Pan paniscus chromosome 19, NHGRI_mPanPan1-v2.0_pri, whole genome shotgun sequence genome:
- the GIP gene encoding gastric inhibitory polypeptide has translation MVATKTFALLLLSLFLAVGLGEKKEGHFSALPSLPVGSHAKVSSPQPRGPRYAEGTFISDYSIAMDKIHQQDFVNWLLAQKGKKNDWKHNITQREARALELASQANRKEEEAVEPQSSPAKNPSDEDLLRDLLIQELLACLVDQTNLCRLR, from the exons ATGGTGGCCACGAAGACCTTTGCTCTGCTGCTGCTGTCCCTGTTCCTGGCAGTGGGActaggagagaagaaagagggtCACTTCag CgctctcccctccctgcctgtTGGATCTCATGCTAAGGTGAGCAGCCCTCAACCTCGAGGCCCCAGGTACGCGGAAGGGACTTTCATCAGTGACTACAGTATTGCCATGGACAAAATTCACCAACAAGACTTTGTGAACTGGCTGCTGGCCCAAAAGGGGAAGAAGAATGA CTGGAAACACAACATCACCCAGAGGGAGGCTCGGGCGCTGGAGCTGGCCAGTCAAGCTaataggaaggaggaggaggcagtggaGCCACAGAG CTCCCCAGCCAAGAACCCCAGCGATGAAGATTTGCTGCGGGACTTGCTGATTCAAGAGCTGTTGGCCTGCTTGGTGGATCAGACAAACCTCTGCAGGCTCAGGTAG